CACGCGCATCAGGCGCGGGTCCTCGAGGAGCTGCGCGCCCGGGACGACATCGACCTCGTCCACGACCATCTGGAGGTCGTCGGACCCGCCGTGCTGTCGGCCTTCGGCGGCCCGCCCGTCCTGCACACGCTCCACTGGGACCTGCGCAAACACCAGGCCTTCTACGGCGCCTTCCCGCCCGGCGTCTCCGTCAACGGCGTGTCCGCCTCGCAGCTGGCGCGCGCCCCCTCGGCGTTGCAGGCGGCCGCCCTCGGCCACGTCCACCTGGCCACGCCGCTGGCCGGTCAGCCGCCCGCGGGCGAGCGCGGCGAGCACGTCGTGGTCATGGGCAGGATCTGCGGACTGAAGGGACAACACCTGGCCGCCAGGGTCTGCCAGAAGCTCGGGCTTCCCCTCGTGCTCGCGGGCCCGGTCAGCGGCCTGGACACCCCCGCCGAACTCGAGGCGGTGCTGCAGGATCCCGACCATCCGCTGCACGGCCACCCCGACGTGCGCTACTTCCACGACAAGCTCGCCCCCTACCTCGACGGCGACCTGGTCCGCTGGATCGGCGGCGTCGGCGGCCCCTCCAGGGACGCGCTGTACGCCTCCGCGCGGGCCGCCCTCTTCCCCATCCAGTGGGCCGAGCCGGGCGGCACCGCCGTGGTCGAGGCCATGGCGCTCGGCGTACCGCCCATCGGCCTGCGCCGCGGCTGCCTTCCCGAGCTCATCGACCACGGCCGCACCGGCTGGCTGGCCGACACCGAGGAGCAGCTGGCCGAGCTGCTCCTGCGGGTGGAGGAGATCGATCCGGCGGAGTGCCGCCGCGAGGCCGAGCTGCGCTTCTCGCCCTCGGTCATGGCCGACCGCTATCTGGAGATTTACGGCAGGGCCATCACTCGCGGGCTCCGATCGCCCCGTCAGGGCGCCGCCTGAGGACGAGCCTGGCGGGCAGCGCGGTGGCGGCCAGCGCGAGGGCGGCCGCCACCGCGACCACCACGAGATAGGTGAGGGGCGGCACCGACGGCAGCGCCGAGCCGGTCATCCCCCTGCTGAAGGCGGAGAGCGTGACCAGCGAGACGCCGGTCCCGAGCGCCACCGCGACCAGCACGGCGGTCGCCGTCTCCACGCGCAGCATCCGCAGCACCTGGCGTCTGGTGGTGCCGACCAGGCGCAGGAGGGTCAGCTCACGAGCCCGGCCGGCCGTCGACATGGCCAGGGTGTTGACCACCGCGATCGCGCAGAAGGCGACGATCAGTCCCATCGCCACGTAGTTGACCGCCGCGTTCGACATTGTGATCTCGGCCGGGTACTCGACGGGGGCTCCGCCGGCCGCCCGCTCCAGCGCGGCGCGGTCGCCGCCGGCGACCAGCAGGGTGCCGCGCGGGTCGTCCACATGCCCGGCCACGAGCGCGTGGTGCAGGGTGAGGTCGCCGAAGGCCAGGCCGCGGGCGTAGACGGCGGCCACCCTGAGCGAGGCGGGGGTGCCGTCGCCGAGCGTGAGTGTGAGGGCGGAGCCGACCGTGACGCCCAGGCGCTCGGCCGCCGTCGAGCTGACCGCGACCGACCGCTCGCCGAAGCCCTGCAGGGAGCCCGCGCGCACGCCCAGATCCATGGTCTGGTCGAGGCCCTCGGGTGTGACGGCCTGCGCGGCGTACCTCTCCAGGTCGATCCTGACCGAAGTGCGCAGCACGTCGGTCGTGGCGCGGACGCCGGGGACCGTGCGGACGGCGGCGGGCGCGCCCGGGCCGAGCACGTGGTCGGCCCTGATGCCCGTGGCGGCCTGGTCCGCCGCCGCCTGGCCCATGGTGGTCTGGACGAACAGGATGGTGCACGTCATCGCGACCATCAGGCTGAGCGGCGTGATCACGGCCGCCATGCGCGCGGTGTTCGCCCGCAGGTTGGCGGCGGCCAGGTAGCCGCCGGCTCCAGGAGCGCGCACCGGCAGGGCCATGACCAGCCTGGCGAGCGCGGGGCCGAGCAGCGCCACCGCGATCGTCCACACCAGCGCGGTGAGCATCGTGACGGGGCTGGACGCGGCCTCGGTGTTCAGGTTCGACAGCACGATCGTGAGGACCACGCCACCCGCCAGGGCCAGCACCCCGGCGAGCAGCCGTCCCCACGGCAGCTTCGGTCGTTCCATGGCGGCCTCGCCGAGCGCTTCGACGGGCCGGATCCTGGCCGTACGGCGAGCGGTGACGCGGGCTGCGGCCCAGGCCGCGGCCACGGTCGCCAGCAGCGCCGCGACCACGGGGAACGGGCTCACCACGAGCCCGAGGTTGTCCGGCATCGCGCCCAGCGCGACGAACCGCGAACGCAGCCAGAAGCCGAGGAGGATGCCCGCCAGCGACCCTGGGACGCCCGCGGCCAGGCTGATCAGCAGCGCCTCGCCGCCCAGCAGCTTGCGGATCTGCCTGGGCGTGGCGGCGACGGCCCGCAGCAGGGCCAGCTCGCGCTGGCGTTGCTGGACGGAGAGCGCGAAGGTGCCGACCACGACCAGGATCGCCACCAGGAGCGAGGTGCCGCCGAGGGCGCCGCCCAGACTGATCAGCATCACGCGGGCCTGCTCCGCACCGAGGAACTCGACCGTGCCGCGCTCGTCTCCCGTGTAGGCGACCGCGCCCTTGACGGCGACGTCCACGGCGGGGAAGACGCCGATGGCGCTGACCTGGCCGGGCCGGCCGGCCAGGCGCCTGGCCTCACGGGTGCTGAAGAAGACCGTGTCCTGGCTCGGCAGGGCCTGCGCGGTGACGCCGACGACCCGGTAGCGGCGTGAACCCACGGTGAGGGCGCGCCCCTCGTAACGGGCGTCGACGACCACCTCGTCGTCCGCCTTCGGAGCGCGGCCCGAGGCAAGCGTGAAGGGAGTGAGCGCGGCCGACTCCCAGCCGTGGCCGAGCGCGGCGCCGACGGGGAAGGTCACCTCGGGGACCACGCGCTCCACGCCGGGCGTCCGCGCCAGCTCGGCGGCGACGGAGGCGGGGATCCAGCGCCGCTCGGACAGCGCCTTGGCCTTGGTCTTGACCTCCCCGTCGTCGTCACGGACCGTCCTGCGGACGAACTGGTCGCCGGCCACGATCACCGGCGCGCCCGCGTAACGCTCGGGCGCGGCCCCGCCGCGCAACCCGGTCTCGAGCAGCAGCCCGCACGCCGTCACCAGCGCGGCCGCGCACAGCAGGGCGACGAAGGCGCCCGCGAAACCCGCCTTGCGGTGGCGCAGCGTGCTCAACGCGAAGGAGATCATCAGTTCCACGCTCCCAGCCTGGTCATCCGCTCGGCCACCTTCTCGGCGGTCGGGGCGGCCATCGAGTCCACGATCCGGCCGTCGGCCAGGAACAGCACGGTGTCGGCGTAGGAGGCGGCCACCGGGTCGTGCGTGACCATCACCACGGTCTGTCCGAGCGCGGAGACGACCTCGCGCAGCAGGACCAGCACGTCGCGGGCGGTCATGGTGTCGAGCGCGCCGGTCGGCTCGTCGCCGAACACCACCTCGGGCCTGGTCACCAGGGCCCTGGCGATCGCCACGCGCTGCTGCTGCCCGCCAGACAGCTGGGCGGGACGGTGCCCCGTGCGCCCGTCGAGGCCGACCCTGCCGACGAT
This window of the Nonomuraea africana genome carries:
- a CDS encoding ABC transporter permease produces the protein MISFALSTLRHRKAGFAGAFVALLCAAALVTACGLLLETGLRGGAAPERYAGAPVIVAGDQFVRRTVRDDDGEVKTKAKALSERRWIPASVAAELARTPGVERVVPEVTFPVGAALGHGWESAALTPFTLASGRAPKADDEVVVDARYEGRALTVGSRRYRVVGVTAQALPSQDTVFFSTREARRLAGRPGQVSAIGVFPAVDVAVKGAVAYTGDERGTVEFLGAEQARVMLISLGGALGGTSLLVAILVVVGTFALSVQQRQRELALLRAVAATPRQIRKLLGGEALLISLAAGVPGSLAGILLGFWLRSRFVALGAMPDNLGLVVSPFPVVAALLATVAAAWAAARVTARRTARIRPVEALGEAAMERPKLPWGRLLAGVLALAGGVVLTIVLSNLNTEAASSPVTMLTALVWTIAVALLGPALARLVMALPVRAPGAGGYLAAANLRANTARMAAVITPLSLMVAMTCTILFVQTTMGQAAADQAATGIRADHVLGPGAPAAVRTVPGVRATTDVLRTSVRIDLERYAAQAVTPEGLDQTMDLGVRAGSLQGFGERSVAVSSTAAERLGVTVGSALTLTLGDGTPASLRVAAVYARGLAFGDLTLHHALVAGHVDDPRGTLLVAGGDRAALERAAGGAPVEYPAEITMSNAAVNYVAMGLIVAFCAIAVVNTLAMSTAGRARELTLLRLVGTTRRQVLRMLRVETATAVLVAVALGTGVSLVTLSAFSRGMTGSALPSVPPLTYLVVVAVAAALALAATALPARLVLRRRPDGAIGARE
- a CDS encoding glycosyltransferase yields the protein MKILMNAGPWLPVPPDGYGGIENVVATLVPALRARGVQVVLASVGDSSIEVDELVSAFPDGQFGHLQKPYNQVMGLAHAHQARVLEELRARDDIDLVHDHLEVVGPAVLSAFGGPPVLHTLHWDLRKHQAFYGAFPPGVSVNGVSASQLARAPSALQAAALGHVHLATPLAGQPPAGERGEHVVVMGRICGLKGQHLAARVCQKLGLPLVLAGPVSGLDTPAELEAVLQDPDHPLHGHPDVRYFHDKLAPYLDGDLVRWIGGVGGPSRDALYASARAALFPIQWAEPGGTAVVEAMALGVPPIGLRRGCLPELIDHGRTGWLADTEEQLAELLLRVEEIDPAECRREAELRFSPSVMADRYLEIYGRAITRGLRSPRQGAA